From the genome of Pelobates fuscus isolate aPelFus1 chromosome 6, aPelFus1.pri, whole genome shotgun sequence, one region includes:
- the KIAA0232 gene encoding uncharacterized protein KIAA0232 homolog, translated as MHPVCTVVDGLPSGGTVSSFPGPFSVSEMSILRALGPVQTWLGQELEKCGIDAMIYTRYVLSLLLHDSYDYDLQEQENDIFVGWEKGVCKKSGKGKKKNSDLSVEEMKKKAAVQCLLSASEESTGIETLVDELCSKLKDLQSSQEEHLSINKEEKSNKDLDQSGSPEAASPAGKDQIEMYYAAFPPLSEKPVCLQEIRTVWNKSKVCSSSSSSSSTAPQTSTETPSPKDCNSESETIITSTNIGAPNTVQGKNQQRKGKIEKENKLRNGANDDKTALCKSVRHKCNGKTRGRSWSSGSSEGGSSSSGNLGETKMRLIKVRHKIREVRNKKGKTGQKIKTKSGEMKNVASSSSVGSVKPLCKRVKRQVKECVCENEGNGFSTERKKDTEFREEPLWYTEPITEYFVPLNSRSKLETTYRKRQDDLYNTSKEIEELSEFVHGLHLNNHNIHETYLSAGTFIEGHFVEMPAVINKTSDHTGTSNCSFQEDNYLDDVHPLELTHFYEVEIDQSMLDPGASDRIQGESRILNMIRQKNKEKCDLEAESCRVLNEESLQGESAIWRESTSSIGTEGFFLQDHDNLAQFWDSSSPSSSADADGESLGGDSPDIFSPFLDSTKLSTHSHAGNQDIFFDGDNSYFSVFEVQCGNSVFSLPMEKMLNEMGKPESCSSTNGFGKTRSRLLIWTKNSAFDENEQCSNISTRTCSPWSHSEEARSDTENCNNTLEEYSYVCADDNNYVVPRVTLSFQGEDLGVKSRSFLQNAISGEESVVVTTKKSKLESLCGIKLEKEHPEMSNITEVGNQCIQPTHEYSSGVIKDIWVNLAEGNLEKIEDPLLPGDINVFSCQDAEETFKEPNKAVQRSEYHLWEGQNELLEKRAFLRSDSSNIDAGDYTTPSKPWEGNHAKENSFLLGGVYGEFKTFNGEDEWAVVPPSMAKGSLLECATTDVVTIAGTDVFMTPGNSFAPGHRQFWKPFVSFEENHPPKSVDKGLNKGFSFILHENLLGACNNFQLEEPGMGYTFSSFDLSNRFSQVLHVECSFEPGGICAGSPGLKPKSLCLDADGDIGHPRVFGVERTQYRSIRISPRTHFRPISASELSPGGGSESDFESEKDEVAVPANSEEVFDDPQNDLQPLEDDAENEGHFYGKAELESGKFLPKLQKSGMEKSAQTSLDCQEESCCVLSVDKEDNLDFRIIESFEREVMEDSKTNCKMLESESKMDESASYRIALNAVSADPEGQDPSVDVDLQGVNVVKQIPCWWQKALYSPLIYEASCESHHVKIKEENCDDGNVKEIPSAAWHPLENQNASACNDAKADIEYGAGINPSCFRKKMYSSDSSSSDTSSDDLQHWADLCREKLYSRTQL; from the exons ATGCACCCTGTCTGTACAGTTGTGGATGGTTTACCATCAGGAGGAACAGTAAGCTCATTTCCTGGCCCGTTTTCTGTATCTGAAATGTCGATTCTTCGCGCCTTAGGCCCAGTCCAGACATGGCTGGGGCAAGAGTTGGAGAAATGTGGTATCGATGCAATGATATACACAAGATATGTTTTGAGTCTTCTGCTTCATGACAGCTATGACTACGACCTTCAGGAACAG gaaAATGACATCTTTGTGGGCTGGGAGAAAGGAGTTTGCAAGAAGTCAGGAAAAGGCAAGAAAAAGAACTCTGACCTCTCTGTGGAAGAAATGAAGAAAAAGGCTGCAGTCCAATGTTTGCTCTCAGCTTCTGAGGAA AGCACTGGAATTGAAACATTAGTGGATGAGCTTTGCTCTAAACTGAAAGATCTCCAGAGTAGCCAAGAAGAACATCTTTCCATAAATAAAG AGGAGAAGAGCAACAAGGACCTTGATCAATCTGGATCTCCCGAAGCTGCATCCCCTGCAGGGAAGGATCAGATAGAAAT GTACTATGCTGCTTTTCCACCTCTCTCAGAGAAGCCAGTTTGCCTGCAAGAAATAAGGACTGTGTGGAACAAGTCCAAAGTTTGTTCTTCCAGTTCTTCCTCCTCttccactgccccacaaacaagcACGGAAACTCCATCCCCAAAGGATTGCAATAGTGAAAGTGAAACCATCATTACCAGCACGAACATTGGAGCTCCTAACACTGTACAGGGAAAGAACCAGCAACGTAAAGGCAAAATCGAGAAGGAGAACAAGTTAAGAAATGGTGCAAATGACGATAAAACTGCCTTATGCAAAAGTGTCAGGCACAAATGTAATGGAAAGACTCGTGGTAGATCCTGGTCATCTGGGTCAAGTGAAGGAGGGTCAAGTTCAAGTGGTAATCTGGGTGAAACAAAAATGAGGCTCATCAAAGTAAGACACAAAATCCGTGAAGTTAGAAATAAAAAGGGGAAAACCGggcaaaaaattaaaacaaaaagcgGAGAGATGAAAAATGTTGCAAGCAGCAGTAGCGTAGGTTCTGTCAAACCGCTCTGTAAAAGGGTGAAAAGACAGGTtaaagaatgtgtgtgtgaaaatgaaggaaatggcttctcaacagaaaggaaaaaggataCAGAATTTAGAGAGGAGCCTTTGTGGTATACTGAACCAATCACAGAATACTTTGTTCCTCTGAATAGTAGAAGTAAACTAGAGACAACTTATCGGAAAAGACAGGATGACTTGTATAACACTTCAAAGGAAATTGAAGAGCTGTCTGAGTTTGTACATGGCCTACATTTAAATAACCACAATATTCATGAAACATACCTCTCAGCGGGTACTTTTATTGAGGGTCACTTTGTAGAAATGCCTGCAGTTATAAACAAGACGAGTGACCACACAGGGACCTCGAACTGTTCTTTTCAAGAGGACAATTATTTGGATGATGTTCATCCTCTCGAACTCACACACTTCTACGAAGTGGAAATTGATCAATCCATGTTGGATCCTGGTGCCTCAGATAGAATTCAAGGTGAAAGTCGTATCTTAAATATGATCCGACAGAAAAATAAAGAGAAGTGTGACTTGGAGGCAGAATCTTGCAGAGTGTTAAATGAAGAGAGTTTGCAAGGGGAAAGTGCAATATGGAGAGAATCAACCAGTTCTATTGGTACTGAAGGCTTTTTCTTGCAAGACCATGATAATTTGGCTCAATTTTGGGACTCCAGTTCACCATCAAGCTCTGCTGATGCAGATGGGGAGAGTTTGGGAGGGGACTCCCCAGAtatattttccccttttttaGACAGCACAAAGCTTAGTACACACTCGCATGCAGGCAATCAAGATATATTTTTTGATGGAGACAACTCATATTTTTCAGTATTTGAAGTGCAATGCGGAAATTCTGTCTTTTCGTTGCCCATGGAAAAGATGTTGAATGAAATGGGTAAACCAGAGTCTTGTTCCAGCACGAATGGCTTTGGAAAAACACGGTCTCGGTTACTGATATGGACCAAAAATAGTGCCTTTGATGAAAATGAACAGTGTTCGAATATTTCAACCAGAACCTGCAGTCCATGGTCACACTCAGAAGAAGCTAGGTCAGATACTGAAAATTGTAACAATACTTTAGAAGAGTACAGCTATGTGTGTGCAGATGATAACAATTATGTAGTCCCAAGAGTGACCTTAAGTTTCCAAGGTGAAGACTTGGGTGTAAAATCAAGATCTTTTCTTCAAAATGCAATTTCAGGAGAGGAGTCTGTTGTGGTCACCACCAAGAAATCAAAGTTAGAGTCTCTGTGTGGCATAAAGCTAGAGAAAGAACATCCAGAAATGTCTAATATTACAGAGGTTGGTAATCAATGTATCCAGCCTACACATGAGTACAGCTCAGGGGTCATTAAAGACATTTGGGTAAATTTGGCTGAAGGCAATCTGGAAAAAATAGAGGATCCGTTATTACCAGGAGACATAAATGTGTTTAGTTGTCAAGATGCAGAAGAAACCTTCAAAGAGCCCAATAAGGCTGTTCAACGATCAGAATATCACCTGTGGGAAGGTCAGAATGAGCTTCTGGAAAAAAGGGCATTCCTCCGAAGCGATTCTTCAAATATTGATGCTGGTGACTATACCACACCATCTAAACCCTGGGAGGGTAACCATGCAAAGGAAAATTCTTTTCTACTTGGAGGTGTTTATGGGGAGTTTAAAACCTTTAATGGTGAAGATGAATGGGCTGTTGTCCCACCTAGCATGGCCAAAGGAAGCTTGCTGGAATGTGCTACTACAGATGTTGTCACAATAGCAGGCACTGATGTTTTTATGACTCCAGGAAATAGCTTTGCTCCAGGTCACAGGCAGTTTTGGAAGCCGTTTGTATCATTTGAAGAGAACCACCCACCAAAAAGTGTAGATAAAGGCTTGAACAAAGGCTTTTCTTTCATACTACATGAGAATTTGCTTGGGGCGTGTAATAATTTTCAGTTAGAGGAGCCAGGGATGGGGTATACTTTCTCCTCTTTTGATTTGAGCAATCGTTTTTCACAAGTTCTTCATGTTGAATGCTCATTTGAACCTGGCGGGATTTGTGCTGGAAGCCCTGGTTTGAAACCAAAATCATTATGTCTGGATGCAGATGGTGATATTGGCCATCCAAGAGTTTTTGGTGTTGAGAGAACACAGTATAGATCAATCAGAATTTCTCCACGGACTCACTTTCGCCCAATATCTGCATCTGAGCTGTCTCCTGGAGGAGGAAGTGAGTCTGACTTTGAATCCGAAAAGGACGAGGTGGCTGTGCCTGCTAATAGTGAAGAAGTGTTTGATGATCCCCAGAATGACCTACAGCCACTAGAAGATGATGCAGAGAATGAGGGGCATTTTTATGGAAAGGCTGAGTTGGAATCTGGCAAGTTCCTGCCCAAGCTACAGAAGTCTGGAATGGAGAAAAGTGCACAGACTTCATTAGATTGTCAAGAAGAATCCTGTTGTGTGTTGTCGGTAGATAAGGAAGACAACCTAGACTTCAGGATTATAGAGTCTTTTGAAAGGGAGGTGATGGAGGACTCTAAAACGAACTGCAAAATGCTGGAGTCTGAGTCAAAAATGGACGAGAGCGCCAGCTATCGAATAGCGTTGAATGCTGTGTCTGCTGATCCGGAGGGACAA GATCCTTCTGTGGACGTTGATCTTCAGGGAGTTAATGTCGTCAAGCAAATACCGTGCTGGTGGCAAAAAGCATTGTACTCCCCCTTGATCTACGAAGCCTCATGTGAAT CTCATCATGTGAAGATCAAGGAAGAAAACTgtgatgatgggaatgttaaagaaATTCCCAGTGCTGCATGGCATCCTTTAGAGAACCAGAAT GCTTCTGCATGTAATGATGCCAAAGCTGACATTGAATATGGTGCTGGAATAAATCCCAGCTGCTTCAGGAAGAAGATGTATTCAAGTGACAGCTCGAGTTCTGACACCTCTTCAGATGACTTGCAACACTGGGCTGATCTTTGTAGAGAAAAACTTTACTCCCGCACTCAGCTGTGA